In the Deinococcus ficus genome, one interval contains:
- a CDS encoding FAD binding domain-containing protein, producing MYPASFDYRKATSVEDALQALAEHPETKVIAGGHSLLPAMKLRLAQPPALIDIWDLPELKGIREDGDFFVVGAMTTHAEVLRSALPLFPEVAGWVGDPLVRNRGTIGGSLAHADPSADYPAAALALGAQFVIRGPGGERTVQADDMFLGMFESAVQHGELLTHIRVPRGIQASAYEKFRHPASHYAVVGVAAARHAGGEIRVAYTGAAEKAHRLTKLEDGIRSAEYRFKDLVDPGDLLGDRYASAEYRAHLVDVLAERAVGRLG from the coding sequence ATGTACCCAGCCAGCTTCGACTACCGCAAGGCCACGAGCGTGGAGGACGCCCTTCAGGCCCTCGCCGAGCACCCTGAAACGAAGGTCATCGCCGGCGGCCACTCGCTGCTGCCCGCCATGAAACTCCGGCTCGCGCAGCCGCCCGCCCTGATCGACATCTGGGACCTGCCGGAACTCAAGGGCATCCGCGAGGACGGCGACTTCTTCGTGGTGGGCGCCATGACCACCCACGCCGAGGTGCTGCGCAGCGCCCTGCCGCTGTTCCCGGAGGTCGCCGGGTGGGTCGGGGACCCCCTGGTCCGCAACCGCGGCACCATCGGCGGGTCCCTCGCCCACGCCGACCCCAGCGCCGACTACCCCGCCGCCGCCCTGGCCCTAGGCGCGCAGTTCGTGATTCGCGGCCCCGGAGGAGAGCGCACCGTGCAGGCCGACGACATGTTCCTGGGCATGTTCGAGAGCGCCGTGCAGCACGGCGAGCTCCTCACTCACATCCGCGTGCCGAGGGGTATCCAGGCGAGCGCCTACGAGAAGTTCCGCCACCCCGCCAGCCACTACGCCGTCGTGGGCGTGGCCGCCGCCCGGCACGCCGGCGGTGAGATCCGCGTGGCGTACACCGGCGCCGCCGAGAAGGCCCACCGCCTCACGAAGCTGGAGGACGGCATCCGCAGCGCCGAGTACCGGTTCAAGGACCTCGTGGACCCCGGCGACCTGCTCGGGGACCGCTACGCCAGCGCCGAGTACCGCGCGCACCTTGTGGACGTGCTCGCCGAACGCGCCGTCGGCCGCCTGGGCTGA
- a CDS encoding polysaccharide deacetylase family protein: MTRLAPPAPSPNPALPALGFSPTDRVVIFHADDLGMTEATVSAYRDLMEVGLLSSASVMLPCAWSPAAVQAARDVPGSDVGVHLTLTSEWDACRWRPLLTPEDPRLVDGAGFFHRRVEDARQADPGTVGRELRAQVDAALAWGLDVTHLDAHMGAAADPRYVREVVELATTRGIPLLYPRFPAAGWQAVGLDAGQAAQAEGLGQVLEQRGFPLVDHLRMLPLDQGGDHAALTLAWLRDLPAGITHFILHPARDTPELRAVASDWAGRVANYEAFRRPELRRAVEGLGVQVIGYGPLRDLLRRKLGGAA; this comes from the coding sequence ATGACGCGCCTGGCCCCGCCTGCCCCTTCACCCAATCCGGCCCTGCCCGCCCTGGGGTTCTCCCCCACCGACCGCGTGGTGATCTTCCACGCCGACGACCTCGGCATGACCGAGGCGACCGTCTCCGCGTACCGCGACCTGATGGAGGTCGGGCTGCTGTCCTCGGCGAGCGTGATGCTGCCGTGCGCATGGAGCCCGGCGGCCGTGCAGGCCGCCCGGGACGTGCCGGGGTCGGACGTGGGCGTGCACCTCACCCTGACCAGCGAGTGGGACGCCTGCCGCTGGCGGCCCCTGCTCACCCCGGAGGACCCGCGCCTGGTGGACGGGGCCGGGTTCTTTCACCGCCGGGTGGAGGACGCGAGGCAGGCGGACCCGGGCACCGTGGGCCGGGAGTTGCGGGCGCAGGTGGACGCCGCGCTCGCCTGGGGGCTGGACGTCACGCACCTGGACGCGCACATGGGCGCCGCGGCCGACCCACGCTACGTGCGCGAGGTGGTCGAACTGGCGACCACGCGGGGCATTCCGCTGCTGTACCCGCGCTTCCCGGCGGCCGGGTGGCAGGCGGTGGGCCTGGACGCCGGGCAGGCCGCGCAGGCGGAGGGGCTGGGGCAGGTGCTGGAACAGCGCGGGTTCCCGCTGGTGGATCACCTGCGGATGCTGCCGCTGGACCAGGGCGGGGACCACGCGGCCCTCACGCTGGCGTGGCTGCGGGACCTGCCGGCCGGGATCACGCACTTCATCCTGCATCCGGCGCGGGACACCCCGGAGCTGCGCGCGGTGGCCTCCGACTGGGCGGGCCGGGTGGCGAACTACGAGGCGTTCCGGCGCCCGGAACTGCGGCGGGCGGTGGAGGGCCTGGGCGTGCAGGTGATCGGCTACGGGCCGCTGCGGGACCTGCTGCGCCGGAAGCTGGGGGGCGCGGCGTGA
- a CDS encoding NAD(P)/FAD-dependent oxidoreductase, whose protein sequence is MNTLILGAGYAGLATATSLKPDPRMTTLLVEQNNYHTFETRLHEAAAHNTRVTVPLVPLLRGTGVHWEQAAVKDVNVDTREVTLKDGRVLTYDTLVVALGSTTNFYRIPGLAENAVELKDIQDADEIFHYVNRAYASDYQGHRDIVVGGAGLTGVELVTELARRAEKLTKARGLPPMNIYLVEAGPKILPVLDDALRAKAQRTLDEYGIHTLTGHRLMKATADSVTVQTQGGQQKVIPAGKIIWTGGIQARDLVKGDRLEKGPGGRIAVDEFLRARGYPEVFVLGDMGLALNEEGHPVPTTAQHAGQQGRVTAGNLRRLARGEALTPYVPSTLGEFVSLGGLMAVGWMKLPWNQKLAITGGMAHVMKRASEWKWRQSID, encoded by the coding sequence ATGAACACCCTGATCCTCGGCGCCGGATACGCCGGACTGGCCACCGCCACCAGCCTCAAACCCGACCCGCGCATGACCACCCTGCTGGTCGAACAGAACAACTACCACACCTTCGAAACCCGCCTCCACGAAGCCGCCGCCCACAACACCCGCGTCACCGTGCCCCTGGTCCCGCTGCTGCGCGGCACCGGCGTGCACTGGGAACAGGCCGCCGTGAAAGACGTCAACGTCGACACCCGCGAAGTCACCCTCAAAGACGGCCGCGTGCTCACCTACGACACCCTGGTCGTCGCGCTCGGCAGCACCACCAACTTCTACCGCATCCCCGGCCTCGCCGAGAACGCCGTGGAACTCAAGGACATCCAGGACGCCGACGAGATCTTCCACTACGTCAACCGCGCCTACGCCAGCGACTACCAGGGCCACCGCGACATCGTCGTCGGCGGCGCTGGCCTGACCGGCGTGGAACTCGTCACCGAACTTGCCCGCCGCGCCGAGAAACTCACCAAGGCCCGCGGCCTGCCGCCCATGAACATCTACCTCGTGGAAGCCGGCCCCAAGATCCTCCCCGTCCTGGACGACGCCCTGCGCGCCAAAGCCCAGCGCACCCTCGACGAGTACGGCATCCACACCCTCACCGGGCACCGCCTGATGAAAGCCACCGCCGACAGCGTCACCGTGCAGACGCAGGGCGGCCAGCAGAAGGTCATTCCCGCCGGGAAGATCATCTGGACCGGCGGCATCCAGGCCCGCGACCTCGTCAAAGGCGACCGGCTGGAAAAAGGCCCCGGCGGGCGCATCGCCGTGGACGAATTCCTGCGCGCCCGCGGCTACCCCGAAGTCTTCGTGCTGGGCGACATGGGCCTCGCCCTGAACGAGGAAGGCCACCCCGTCCCCACCACCGCGCAGCACGCCGGACAGCAGGGCCGCGTCACCGCCGGCAACCTCCGCCGCCTCGCCCGCGGCGAAGCCCTCACCCCCTACGTGCCCAGCACCCTGGGGGAATTCGTGAGCCTGGGCGGCCTGATGGCCGTCGGCTGGATGAAACTCCCCTGGAACCAGAAACTCGCCATCACCGGCGGCATGGCCCACGTCATGAAACGCGCCAGCGAATGGAAGTGGCGCCAGAGCATCGACTGA
- a CDS encoding MFS transporter has protein sequence MATSAESVTAAVTERAAPLDVGRLLPLYLAQALATGSTNVSTVLASVIMSGLGRESLTGLPATVISLSAALSAGLFGALMLRRGRRLGLSAAFSLGVLGAVVGFLGARAGSVPAFLLGAGLFGAAQGGYQQARYAAAESVPQDRRGAALGVLMLMSVLGSVAMTATSHQIEWLAGRVGATPEVTGWLVAAALMLTAALLMRAWTPLRAPQAATQDRLSLRAAFAMPGVRSTALAMAIGQGLMVTLMSLTPLRAHHAGVDHAGVAALITVHVAGMFAFGWLTGPLIDRLGVRFGYVSGALLLVAAALTAPLSGSWLGFSMFLLGLGWNLVNIAGSRAMTRFPAAQGVTDALGYAASAFGTLAGGLTIAHAGFPTLAYACAALGFLPLFSAWRAGRPRPAVHSA, from the coding sequence ATGGCCACTTCCGCTGAGTCCGTCACGGCCGCCGTGACCGAACGCGCCGCCCCGCTGGACGTGGGGCGGCTTCTGCCGCTGTACCTGGCGCAGGCCCTGGCGACCGGGTCCACGAACGTGAGCACCGTGCTGGCCAGCGTGATCATGAGCGGCCTGGGCCGCGAGAGCCTGACGGGCCTGCCCGCCACGGTGATCAGCCTGAGTGCCGCATTGAGTGCGGGGCTGTTCGGGGCGCTGATGCTGCGCCGCGGCCGGCGCCTGGGCCTGAGCGCGGCGTTCTCGCTGGGCGTGCTGGGGGCCGTGGTGGGCTTCCTGGGGGCGCGGGCGGGCAGCGTGCCGGCGTTCCTGCTGGGCGCGGGGCTGTTCGGCGCGGCGCAGGGCGGGTACCAGCAGGCGCGGTACGCCGCGGCCGAGAGCGTGCCCCAGGACCGGCGCGGCGCGGCCCTGGGCGTCCTGATGCTGATGAGCGTGTTGGGGTCTGTGGCGATGACCGCCACCTCCCACCAGATCGAGTGGCTGGCCGGGCGGGTGGGCGCCACGCCGGAAGTCACGGGCTGGCTGGTCGCGGCGGCGCTGATGCTCACGGCCGCGCTGCTGATGCGCGCGTGGACGCCGCTGCGCGCCCCGCAGGCCGCGACGCAGGACCGCCTGAGTCTGCGGGCGGCGTTCGCCATGCCCGGCGTGCGCAGCACCGCCCTGGCGATGGCGATCGGGCAGGGCCTGATGGTCACGCTGATGAGCCTCACGCCGCTGCGCGCGCACCATGCCGGGGTGGACCATGCCGGCGTGGCGGCCCTGATCACGGTGCACGTGGCGGGCATGTTCGCGTTCGGGTGGCTGACCGGGCCGCTGATCGACCGGCTGGGCGTGCGTTTCGGGTACGTCAGCGGCGCGCTGCTGCTGGTGGCCGCCGCCCTGACCGCCCCCCTGTCCGGGTCCTGGCTGGGGTTCAGCATGTTCCTGCTGGGCCTGGGCTGGAACCTCGTGAACATCGCCGGGAGCCGCGCCATGACCCGCTTCCCGGCGGCGCAGGGCGTCACGGACGCGCTCGGGTACGCGGCGTCGGCGTTCGGGACGCTGGCCGGCGGGCTCACCATCGCGCACGCGGGCTTCCCCACCCTGGCGTACGCCTGCGCGGCGCTGGGCTTCCTGCCGCTGTTCAGCGCGTGGCGGGCCGGGCGGCCGCGGCCCGCCGTGCATTCCGCCTGA
- a CDS encoding MFS transporter, translating into MTATLPAAVEAVTPAGVRWRYALMNLGMVIPAQVSSFFFLYYVDHLKVDPVRFAALMSAFALYNAIDNPVIGYLSDRTRSRWGRRRPYLLFATLPTMLFLALLFNAPFDGVSSPGALLLYFGVLWVLWETTGTMMGSAYLSLLPEMFRSFAERTDVAVKMNVVQVVGLLIGLALPPVLAAQIGWGPMGLLFALISAAAVYGGVGRTFEQPRPERPAQALGAALRATFTNRSFLTVVLAQTMRFVATGTLATGMGFFVKYSLGLDGGLNTTVLLATAFVTAGVFLWPWRQFVARRFGARTTLLLAFALCGVAVLPLLVIQTFAAALATTVLFGVGLAGLILMGDVIMGDVIDEDELRTGERREGSYYGLAGLITTLSSAVVAAAFGWVSARYGYDPKLSVQPDSVAQGFRLFMTVPPLIGSALAVGLMLLYPLHGRRLAEVQAALARRRAEERA; encoded by the coding sequence GTGACGGCCACGCTGCCGGCCGCCGTGGAGGCGGTCACGCCGGCCGGGGTGCGGTGGCGGTACGCGCTGATGAACCTGGGCATGGTGATTCCGGCGCAGGTGTCCAGCTTCTTCTTTCTGTACTACGTGGATCACCTGAAGGTGGACCCGGTGCGGTTCGCGGCCCTGATGTCGGCGTTCGCGCTGTACAACGCGATCGACAACCCGGTGATCGGGTACCTGTCGGACCGGACACGCAGCCGCTGGGGCCGCCGCCGGCCGTACCTGCTGTTCGCGACGCTGCCCACCATGCTGTTCCTGGCGCTGCTGTTCAACGCGCCCTTCGACGGGGTGAGCAGCCCCGGGGCGCTGCTGCTGTACTTCGGGGTGCTGTGGGTGCTGTGGGAGACGACCGGGACCATGATGGGCTCGGCGTACCTGAGCCTGCTGCCGGAGATGTTCCGCTCCTTTGCGGAGCGCACGGACGTGGCCGTGAAGATGAATGTGGTGCAGGTGGTGGGGCTGCTGATCGGGCTGGCGCTGCCTCCGGTGCTGGCCGCGCAGATCGGCTGGGGGCCGATGGGCCTCCTGTTCGCGCTGATCAGCGCGGCGGCGGTGTACGGCGGGGTGGGCCGGACCTTCGAGCAGCCCCGGCCTGAGCGGCCGGCGCAGGCGCTCGGCGCGGCGCTGCGGGCCACCTTCACCAACCGCAGCTTCCTGACCGTGGTGCTCGCGCAGACGATGCGGTTCGTGGCGACTGGCACGCTGGCGACCGGCATGGGGTTTTTCGTGAAGTACAGCCTGGGCCTGGACGGTGGCCTGAACACCACGGTCCTGCTTGCCACGGCGTTTGTGACGGCGGGCGTGTTCCTGTGGCCGTGGCGGCAGTTCGTCGCCCGGCGGTTCGGGGCGCGGACCACGCTGCTGCTGGCCTTCGCGCTGTGCGGCGTGGCGGTGCTGCCGCTGCTGGTCATTCAGACCTTCGCGGCGGCGCTGGCGACCACGGTGCTGTTCGGGGTGGGGCTGGCCGGCCTGATCCTGATGGGGGACGTGATCATGGGGGACGTGATCGATGAGGACGAGCTGCGCACCGGGGAGCGGCGCGAGGGCTCGTACTACGGCCTGGCGGGCCTGATCACCACGCTGAGCAGCGCCGTCGTGGCGGCCGCGTTCGGGTGGGTGTCCGCGCGGTACGGGTACGACCCGAAACTCAGCGTGCAGCCGGACTCGGTGGCGCAGGGGTTCCGGCTGTTCATGACGGTGCCGCCCCTGATCGGGTCGGCGCTGGCGGTGGGGCTGATGCTGCTGTACCCGCTGCACGGGCGCCGGCTGGCCGAGGTGCAGGCCGCCCTGGCGCGCAGGCGGGCCGAAGAACGCGCCTGA
- a CDS encoding PLP-dependent aminotransferase family protein — MADPGTGPLTRVTVPDLLPALPGETVGARVTRTLRDAVLRGTLPDGTRLPGHRALAAQLGVSRNTVVDALDTLTWEGFVQAAPRSGTRVVRPARPQPGAAPPLPLSDWARRALAGQVQDVAGTYAVDFRPGQPVPDLYPAAWTQALARRAAAVHHWRDAAGDALPDPLGPLETRRALAAYLNAERGAQVTPDMVMLTGGTQGALDALARAFLEPGRTAAIETPTYAGAHAALSATGATLHPVPVDDHGLIPAHLPAQATLLYATPACQYPTTATLPAARRQAVLDWAAPRGTLILEDDYAADLVHGTGQGGRAPAVMQALDPARVILLGSFSKSLAPVTRSGFLAGPPAVIQVLAGTRPLTDRAPGTLDALALADLLGSGAYARHVRRTRPVLAERHEAATHALHAHFPDWQVTPARAGLHLHVTLPPDQSAADVIGRAARGGVALGGVDGQEDTLLLAFAHLPPPRLRQGLARLARALHPPHP, encoded by the coding sequence GTGGCTGACCCGGGAACTGGACCGCTGACCCGCGTGACCGTGCCGGACCTGCTGCCCGCCCTGCCGGGCGAGACGGTCGGCGCCCGCGTGACCCGCACCCTGCGGGACGCCGTGCTGCGCGGCACCCTGCCCGACGGCACCCGGCTGCCCGGCCACCGCGCGCTCGCCGCGCAGCTGGGCGTGTCCCGCAACACCGTGGTGGACGCCCTGGACACCCTCACATGGGAGGGCTTCGTGCAGGCCGCCCCGCGCAGCGGCACACGGGTCGTGCGGCCCGCCCGCCCACAGCCGGGCGCCGCGCCCCCGCTGCCACTGAGCGACTGGGCGCGCCGCGCGCTGGCCGGGCAGGTGCAGGACGTCGCCGGGACGTACGCCGTGGACTTCCGCCCGGGGCAGCCCGTTCCGGACCTGTACCCGGCCGCGTGGACGCAGGCGCTCGCCCGCCGCGCCGCCGCCGTGCACCACTGGCGGGACGCCGCCGGGGACGCCCTGCCCGACCCGCTGGGCCCGCTGGAGACCCGGCGCGCCCTGGCCGCGTACCTGAACGCCGAACGGGGCGCGCAGGTCACGCCGGACATGGTCATGCTCACCGGCGGCACGCAGGGCGCCCTGGACGCCCTCGCCCGAGCATTCCTGGAACCCGGCCGGACCGCCGCGATCGAGACGCCCACGTACGCCGGGGCGCACGCGGCGCTCTCCGCGACCGGCGCGACCCTGCACCCCGTTCCCGTGGACGACCACGGCCTGATTCCCGCACACCTGCCCGCGCAGGCCACGCTGCTGTACGCCACGCCCGCCTGCCAGTACCCCACGACCGCCACCCTGCCCGCCGCGCGCCGGCAGGCGGTGCTGGACTGGGCCGCGCCGCGCGGCACCCTGATCCTGGAAGACGACTACGCCGCCGACCTCGTGCACGGCACCGGCCAGGGCGGCCGGGCCCCCGCCGTGATGCAGGCCCTGGACCCGGCGCGCGTGATCCTGCTCGGCAGCTTCAGCAAGAGCCTGGCCCCCGTAACCCGCAGCGGCTTCCTGGCCGGCCCGCCCGCCGTGATCCAGGTGCTGGCCGGCACGCGCCCCCTCACCGACCGCGCGCCGGGCACCCTGGACGCCCTGGCCCTCGCGGACCTGCTGGGGTCCGGCGCGTACGCCCGGCACGTGCGCCGCACCCGCCCGGTCCTCGCCGAACGGCACGAGGCAGCCACCCACGCCCTGCACGCGCACTTCCCGGACTGGCAGGTCACGCCCGCCCGCGCCGGCCTGCACCTGCACGTCACCCTGCCGCCCGACCAGAGCGCCGCGGACGTGATCGGCCGGGCCGCCCGAGGCGGCGTGGCCCTCGGCGGCGTGGACGGCCAGGAAGACACCCTCCTGCTCGCCTTCGCGCACCTCCCGCCCCCCCGGCTGCGGCAGGGCCTGGCGCGACTCGCCCGCGCCCTGCACCCGCCCCACCCGTAA
- a CDS encoding xanthine dehydrogenase family protein molybdopterin-binding subunit, protein MTEANSDKYVGRALKRREDPRFITGTGRYTDDIQLHGTLHAAMVRSPYPHARIRSIDKASVEGMPGVVRVLTGDDVKEAGIGSIPVGWLLPDLKTPAHPAIAQGEANHVGDIVAVVIAETRTQAEDAAAQLDVDYEALPSVALGSAALAEGAPLVHDDIPGNVAFHWEIGDEAALNEAFKRAKHTVKVKLRNQRLVANPIEPRASLAQFAPASGEYTLYTTSQNPHVHRLILAAFVMNIPEHKLRVVSPDVGGGFGTKIFQYQEEVIVLLAARLLGRPVKWSARRSEAFVSDAQGRDHETEVELAVDDENRMLGFRVNTVANLGAYQTLFAPAVPTYLYGTLCNGVYKMPAVHVKVTGAMTNTVPVDAYRGAGRPEATYLVERTVDVMAHELGLDPAEFRRLNFIGPDEFPYQTPVALVYDSGNYEPALDQAMGLMNYRALREEQARMKGGKTILGVGLISFLEACGLAPSALVGQLGAQAGQWESSLVRVHPTGKVELYTGSHSHGQGHETAFTQIAADELQIPIDDIELIHGDTGRMPYGWGTYGSRSAAVGGSALKLALQKVTAKMKKIAAHLLEASPDDIEHEDGQFRVKGAPDKAKSFFDIALMAHLAHNYPEDLEPGLEATAFYDPKNFVYPFGTHIAVVEIDTDTGKVKLREYGSVDDCGPLINPLIVHGQVHGGVVQGAGQALWEEAAYDDEGNFLSGTYMEYAMPRADDVPFFKNGHTVTPSPHNPLGVKGIGEAGTIASTAAVANAVMDALWHEYGITHLDMPYTSEKVWRAIQDARGRQAGTQAADD, encoded by the coding sequence ATGACCGAGGCAAACTCCGACAAGTACGTCGGGCGGGCCCTGAAGCGCCGCGAGGACCCGCGCTTCATCACCGGCACCGGCCGCTACACCGACGACATCCAGCTGCACGGCACGCTGCACGCCGCGATGGTCCGCAGCCCGTACCCGCACGCCCGCATCCGCAGCATCGACAAGGCCAGCGTGGAGGGCATGCCCGGCGTGGTCCGCGTCCTGACCGGCGACGACGTGAAGGAGGCCGGCATCGGCAGCATCCCGGTAGGCTGGCTGCTCCCGGACCTGAAGACCCCGGCACACCCGGCCATCGCGCAGGGCGAGGCGAACCACGTGGGCGACATCGTGGCCGTGGTGATCGCCGAGACCCGCACCCAGGCCGAGGACGCCGCCGCGCAGCTCGACGTGGACTACGAAGCCCTGCCCTCCGTCGCGCTGGGCAGCGCCGCCCTGGCCGAGGGCGCGCCCCTGGTACACGACGACATTCCCGGGAACGTCGCCTTCCACTGGGAGATCGGGGACGAGGCCGCGCTGAACGAGGCCTTCAAACGCGCCAAGCACACCGTGAAGGTCAAGCTGCGCAACCAGCGGCTGGTCGCCAACCCCATCGAGCCGCGCGCCTCGCTGGCGCAGTTCGCGCCGGCCAGCGGCGAGTACACCCTGTACACCACCTCCCAGAACCCGCACGTGCACCGCCTGATTCTCGCGGCGTTCGTGATGAACATCCCCGAACACAAGCTGCGGGTCGTCAGTCCGGACGTGGGCGGGGGGTTCGGCACCAAGATCTTCCAGTACCAGGAGGAAGTGATCGTGCTGCTCGCCGCGCGCCTGCTGGGCCGCCCTGTGAAGTGGAGCGCCCGGCGCAGCGAGGCCTTCGTCAGCGACGCGCAGGGCCGCGACCACGAGACCGAAGTGGAACTCGCCGTGGACGACGAGAACCGCATGCTGGGCTTCCGCGTGAACACCGTCGCCAACCTGGGCGCCTACCAGACCCTCTTCGCGCCCGCTGTGCCCACCTACCTGTACGGCACGCTGTGCAACGGCGTGTATAAGATGCCGGCCGTGCACGTGAAGGTCACGGGCGCCATGACGAACACCGTGCCGGTGGACGCCTACCGCGGCGCCGGCCGCCCCGAGGCGACGTACCTGGTGGAACGCACCGTGGACGTCATGGCCCACGAACTGGGCCTGGACCCGGCCGAGTTCCGCCGCCTGAACTTCATCGGCCCGGACGAGTTCCCGTACCAGACGCCGGTGGCGCTGGTGTACGACAGCGGCAACTACGAACCCGCCCTGGACCAGGCGATGGGCCTGATGAACTACCGGGCGTTGCGCGAAGAGCAGGCCCGCATGAAGGGTGGAAAGACCATCCTGGGCGTGGGCCTGATCAGCTTCCTGGAAGCCTGCGGGCTGGCGCCGTCCGCGCTGGTCGGGCAGCTGGGCGCGCAGGCCGGGCAGTGGGAGAGCAGCCTGGTGCGCGTGCACCCCACCGGGAAGGTCGAGCTGTACACCGGGTCGCACAGCCACGGGCAGGGCCACGAGACGGCCTTCACGCAGATCGCCGCGGACGAGCTCCAGATTCCCATCGACGACATCGAACTCATTCACGGGGACACCGGCCGCATGCCGTACGGCTGGGGCACCTACGGCAGCCGCTCGGCAGCGGTGGGCGGCAGCGCCCTGAAACTCGCCCTTCAGAAGGTCACCGCGAAGATGAAGAAGATCGCCGCGCACCTGCTCGAAGCCTCCCCGGACGACATCGAGCACGAGGACGGGCAGTTCCGCGTGAAGGGCGCCCCGGACAAGGCCAAGAGCTTCTTCGACATTGCCCTGATGGCCCACCTGGCCCACAACTACCCCGAGGACCTGGAGCCCGGTCTGGAAGCCACCGCCTTCTACGACCCGAAGAACTTCGTGTATCCCTTCGGCACGCACATCGCCGTGGTTGAGATCGACACCGACACCGGCAAGGTGAAGCTGCGCGAGTACGGCAGCGTGGACGACTGCGGGCCCCTCATCAACCCCCTGATCGTGCACGGGCAGGTGCACGGCGGCGTCGTGCAGGGCGCCGGGCAGGCCCTGTGGGAGGAAGCCGCCTACGACGACGAGGGGAACTTCCTGTCCGGCACGTACATGGAGTACGCCATGCCCCGCGCCGACGACGTGCCCTTCTTCAAGAACGGCCACACCGTGACCCCCAGCCCGCACAACCCCCTGGGCGTGAAGGGCATCGGGGAGGCCGGCACCATCGCCAGCACCGCCGCCGTCGCCAACGCCGTGATGGACGCCCTGTGGCACGAGTACGGCATCACGCACCTGGACATGCCGTACACCAGCGAGAAGGTCTGGCGGGCCATCCAGGACGCCAGGGGCAGGCAGGCGGGCACGCAGGCCGCCGACGACTGA
- a CDS encoding TlpA family protein disulfide reductase has protein sequence MDWPAPDDFVHGSPLTPPSGWDRPGLVMTFNLECAACVTRGIPFLKRLHAEFGDRVHLLAMHTSHGHRRLPREDVEPTLVKFARDFGKLPFPVALDLHGEFARHWHTEGTPHWLAFAPGGDLLRSVYGSQENAQTRLQYLLEEWAGHLGE, from the coding sequence ATGGACTGGCCCGCCCCGGACGACTTCGTGCACGGCTCCCCCCTCACGCCGCCCTCCGGCTGGGACCGGCCCGGGCTGGTCATGACCTTCAACCTGGAGTGCGCCGCGTGCGTCACGCGCGGCATCCCGTTCCTCAAACGCCTGCACGCCGAATTCGGGGACCGCGTGCACCTGCTCGCCATGCACACCAGCCACGGCCACCGCCGCCTTCCGCGGGAGGACGTGGAACCCACCCTGGTGAAGTTCGCCCGCGACTTCGGGAAACTGCCGTTCCCCGTCGCCCTGGACCTGCACGGCGAGTTCGCCCGCCACTGGCACACCGAAGGCACCCCGCACTGGCTGGCCTTCGCGCCCGGCGGGGACCTGCTGCGCAGCGTGTACGGCAGTCAGGAAAACGCCCAGACCCGACTCCAGTACCTCCTGGAAGAATGGGCCGGGCACCTCGGGGAATGA
- a CDS encoding (2Fe-2S)-binding protein: MNITVTVNGTPYTREVEPRMLLAHFLREDLALTGTHLGCDTSQCGACTVHLNGDAVKSCTVLAVQADGQQVTTIEGLGTPAELHPLQQGFWEMHGLQCGYCTPGMIMSAADLLKHHPDPTEDQIRHHLEGNYCRCTGYHNIVKAVQHAAQAMKQGAQTQAADD, translated from the coding sequence ATGAACATCACCGTCACCGTGAACGGCACCCCCTACACCCGCGAGGTCGAACCCCGCATGCTGCTCGCGCACTTCCTGCGCGAGGACCTGGCGCTCACCGGCACGCACCTGGGCTGCGACACCAGCCAGTGCGGCGCCTGCACCGTGCACCTCAACGGCGACGCCGTGAAAAGCTGCACGGTCCTGGCCGTGCAGGCCGACGGCCAGCAGGTCACCACCATTGAGGGCCTCGGCACGCCCGCCGAGCTGCACCCCCTCCAGCAGGGCTTCTGGGAAATGCACGGCCTGCAGTGCGGGTACTGCACGCCCGGCATGATCATGAGCGCCGCCGACCTGCTCAAGCACCACCCGGACCCCACCGAGGACCAGATCCGCCATCACCTGGAAGGCAACTACTGCCGCTGCACCGGCTACCACAACATCGTGAAGGCCGTGCAGCACGCCGCGCAGGCCATGAAGCAGGGCGCGCAGACGCAGGCCGCCGATGACTGA